A single Sphingopyxis chilensis DNA region contains:
- a CDS encoding alpha-ketoglutarate-dependent dioxygenase AlkB — translation MTVPAAARGPRPAPHPDLFGAPLLPGLAYREDAVTPAEAAGLVAHIDAAQLTPFQFQQWEGKRLTRSFGWTYDFQTGRFARGEPIPAWLAPLRARAAQFAGVEPETLEQALLIAYGPGAGIGWHKDRPVFEHVVGLSLGAAATMRFRRRGANRFERANVALAPRSIYHLAGEAREEWEHSIAAINEPRWSITFRSLR, via the coding sequence GTGACGGTGCCCGCTGCCGCGCGCGGGCCGCGACCCGCGCCCCACCCCGACCTGTTCGGGGCGCCGCTCCTTCCCGGCCTCGCCTATCGCGAGGACGCCGTCACGCCTGCCGAGGCGGCCGGTCTTGTCGCGCACATCGATGCCGCGCAGCTGACGCCATTCCAGTTCCAGCAATGGGAGGGCAAACGCCTCACGCGCTCGTTCGGCTGGACCTATGATTTCCAGACCGGCCGCTTTGCGCGCGGCGAGCCCATTCCCGCCTGGCTCGCGCCGCTTCGCGCCCGCGCGGCGCAATTCGCCGGGGTCGAGCCCGAGACACTCGAGCAGGCCCTGCTCATCGCATATGGTCCTGGCGCGGGGATCGGCTGGCACAAGGATCGTCCGGTTTTCGAGCATGTCGTCGGGCTGTCGCTCGGCGCGGCGGCGACGATGCGGTTTCGCCGGCGCGGTGCGAACCGGTTCGAGCGGGCAAATGTCGCGCTCGCGCCGCGCTCGATCTACCATCTTGCCGGCGAGGCGCGCGAGGAATGGGAACATAGTATCGCGGCAATCAACGAACCGCGCTGGTCGATCACCTTCCGCAGCCTGCGCTGA